A genomic stretch from Falco cherrug isolate bFalChe1 chromosome 3, bFalChe1.pri, whole genome shotgun sequence includes:
- the OC90 gene encoding otoconin-90 isoform X4: MILFLLVSMSMVLHSDNATFFNGVFQNVGSVALFFDCLGSHFTWLQSIFTNFPALLNFVNKMKCVTGFCPRDFEDYGCSCRFEMEGLPVDEVDECCFQHRKCYEEAMEMECTWDPSKISTDAVSCSTENLTCESGDPCEQFLCNCDKDAIECFVNAHINSSLNGLDVSFCPSLVTETTSKRELTTLHMEEFLHHGTDETQAATASVEEVISFEPSEMVLGASKAREIQLVGHYHDASGFCTVTTRDRRGTAPAPSVLLIKEEDGFMEAVVPAEEITTSPASFSGDINPMQVKIVPTEKIPAGTSAGTKEKETSPAMAGQSTASSGIAPELVLSDRGPDEPAGKVCERLTFLQERGNGRVKRELPQLGEMLFCLTERCPEEFESYGCYCGQEGRGYPADALDSCCFSHHCCMEQIKKLGCHAESSSRSEVVCFDHKPKCIGWSMCEKLLCACAKTAAECMASAFFNESLKFPHRQECQEEKVLCHSDPYERPSTGTEIGTGISSSEESSEEEGPLWTVLRRAKRDTHGPIGNSRTAQHEGR, translated from the exons acaaTGCCACATTCTTCAATGGAGTCTTTCAAAATGTGGGAAGTGTTGCATTGTTTTTTG ACTGCCTGGGTTCTCACTTCACGTGGTTACAGTCCATCTTCACTAacttccctgccctgctcaaCTTTGTGAACAAAATGAAGTGTGTTACTGGCTTTTGTCCCAGGGATTTTGAAGACTATGGTTGCTCTTGCCGGTTTGAGATGGAAGGGCTCCCTGTGGATGAAGTTGACGA ATGCTGCTTCCAGCACCGCAAATGCTATGAGGAAGCAATGGAGATGGAGTGCACATGGGACCCATCAAAGATTTCTACAGATGCTGTCAGTTGCTCTACTGAAAACCTGACCTGTG agtcTGGGGATCCCTGTGAACAGTTTCTCTGCAACTGTGACAAAGATGCCATTGAATGCTTTGTGAATGCGCATATTAACTCTTCCTTGAATGGGCTGGACGTCTCTTTCTGTCCGTCTCTGGTTACAG aaacaaccAGCAAGAGAGAGCTGACGACACTTCATATGGAGG AGTTCCTTCATCATGGGACTGACGAAACACAAGCTGCAACTGCATCCGTGGAAGAAG TGATTTCTTTTGAGCCCAGTGAGATGGTCCTGGGGGCTTCCAAAGCCAGAG aaatacagctggTAGGTCACTACCATGATGCCTCTGGTTTTTGTACAGTTACCACAAGGGACCGCAGAGGTacagctcctgctccctccGTCCTCTTGATAAAAG AAGAAGATGGATTTATGGAAGCTGTGGTCCCAGCGGAAGAGATAACCACCTCCCCAGCCTCATTCTCAGGAGATATTAACCCAATGCAAGTCAAAATTGTCCCCACCGAGAAGATTCCTGCAGGCACATCTGCagggacaaaagaaaaag AGACAAGCCCTGCCATGGCTGGCCAGAGCACAGCTTCTTCTGGAATAGCTCCAGAACTGGTACTGTCTGACAGGGGACCTGATGAACCTGCAGGAAAAG TATGTGAGCGATTAACCTTTCTGCAAGAGAGAGGAAATGGCAGAGTGAAGAGGGAGCTGCCCCAGCTAGGagaaatgctgttctgtttGACTGAGCGATGCCCAGAGGAATTTGAGTCTTATGGTTGCTACTGTGGCCAAGAAGGAAGAGGTTATCCTGCTGATGCACTGGACAG ctgctgcttctctcatcACTGTTGTATGGAACAAATTAAGAAGCTTGGATGTCATGCAGAAAGCAGTTCAAGATCTGAAGTTGTATGCTTTGATCATAAGCCAAAAT GTATTGGTTGGAGCATGTGTGAGAAACTACTATGTGCTTGCGCTAAGACAGCAGCTGAGTGCATGGCTTCTGCCTTCTTCAATGAAAGCCTTAAGTTTCCACACAGGCAAGAATGCCAAGAAGAGAAAGTCTTATGTCACAGTGACCCTTATGAAAGACCTTCAACAGGCACAGAAATAGGCACCGGGATTTCCAGCTCCGAGGAGAGCAGCGAGGAGGAAGGTCCACTGTGGACTGTATTAAGAAGAGCAAAGAGAGACACACACGGTCCCATTGGAAACTCCAGAACCGCGCAGCATGAAGGCAGATAA